The proteins below come from a single Parazoarcus communis genomic window:
- the ychF gene encoding redox-regulated ATPase YchF — translation MSLKCGIVGLPNVGKSTLFNALTKAGIEAANYPFCTIEPNVGIVEVPDPRLDALSEIVKPQKIQPAIVEFVDIAGLVAGASKGEGLGNQFLANIRETDAIVHVVRCFADDNVIHVSGSVDPIRDIEVIDTELALADMATVDKALNRYKRPAAAGDKEAKALVAVLEKCIAQLDQAKPVRALDLAKEELALIRQFCLITQKPVLYAANVAEDGFENNPQLDAVRAHAAAEGAQVVALCASIEAEIADLDDADKKDFLESMGLEEPGLDRLIRAGYNLLGLQTYFTAGVKEVRAWTIHVGDTAPQAAGVIHTDFERGFIRAQTISFDDFITYKGESAAKEAGKMRAEGKDYVVKDGDVLNFLFNV, via the coding sequence ATGAGCCTGAAATGCGGAATCGTCGGCCTGCCCAACGTCGGCAAGTCGACCCTGTTCAACGCCCTCACCAAGGCGGGTATCGAAGCGGCCAACTATCCCTTCTGCACCATCGAGCCCAACGTCGGCATCGTTGAAGTGCCGGACCCGCGCCTCGACGCCCTGTCGGAGATCGTCAAGCCGCAGAAGATCCAGCCCGCCATCGTCGAATTCGTCGACATCGCCGGTCTGGTCGCAGGCGCATCCAAGGGTGAAGGCCTGGGCAACCAGTTTCTCGCCAACATCCGCGAAACCGATGCCATCGTCCACGTTGTACGCTGCTTCGCCGACGATAACGTGATCCACGTTTCCGGCAGCGTCGACCCGATCCGCGACATCGAAGTCATCGATACGGAACTCGCGCTTGCCGACATGGCGACGGTGGACAAGGCCCTCAACCGCTACAAGCGCCCCGCCGCTGCCGGCGACAAGGAAGCCAAGGCGCTGGTTGCGGTGCTCGAGAAGTGCATCGCCCAGCTCGATCAGGCCAAGCCGGTGCGTGCGCTCGACCTCGCCAAGGAAGAGCTCGCCCTGATCAGGCAGTTCTGCCTGATCACCCAGAAGCCGGTGCTGTACGCCGCCAACGTCGCAGAAGACGGGTTCGAGAACAACCCGCAGCTCGACGCCGTCCGCGCCCATGCCGCAGCAGAAGGCGCCCAGGTGGTCGCGCTGTGCGCCTCCATCGAAGCCGAGATCGCCGACCTCGACGACGCCGACAAGAAGGACTTCCTCGAGTCCATGGGCCTCGAAGAGCCCGGCCTCGACCGCCTCATCCGTGCCGGCTACAACCTCCTCGGCCTGCAGACCTACTTCACCGCCGGGGTGAAGGAAGTGCGCGCCTGGACCATCCATGTCGGCGACACCGCGCCGCAGGCAGCCGGTGTTATCCACACCGACTTCGAACGCGGCTTCATCCGCGCCCAGACCATCTCCTTCGACGACTTCATCACCTACAAGGGCGAGTCGGCGGCCAAGGAAGCGGGCAAGATGCGCGCCGAAGGCAAGGACTACGTGGTCAAGGATGGCGACGTCCTGAACTTCCTGTTCAACGTCTGA
- the pth gene encoding aminoacyl-tRNA hydrolase, translating into MTTAAARPPRLVVGLGNPGTEYSETRHNAGFWFCERLADQLGARFSHESRFHGLVANARDAGIMLLMPQTFMNRSGQAIGALARFYRIEPAEILLVHDELDVPPGQLRLKFGGGLGGHNGLKDTSAHLNTNDYWRLRIGIGHPGDRNEVVNYVLKPARREEQTLIDEAIDRALLAWPILARGDWTAATQRLNARPAPPKPPKPPKAPRPVADTRGAPDNSKDETQS; encoded by the coding sequence ATGACGACTGCGGCAGCACGCCCTCCCCGTCTGGTTGTCGGTCTCGGCAATCCCGGCACCGAATATTCCGAAACCCGGCACAACGCCGGGTTTTGGTTTTGTGAGCGGCTCGCCGATCAGCTTGGCGCACGCTTCTCGCATGAGTCACGTTTTCACGGGCTGGTCGCCAATGCGCGCGACGCCGGCATCATGTTGCTGATGCCCCAGACCTTCATGAACCGCTCAGGTCAGGCCATCGGCGCGCTGGCACGGTTCTACCGTATCGAACCGGCAGAGATCCTGCTGGTGCATGACGAGCTCGATGTCCCGCCCGGCCAGTTGCGACTGAAGTTCGGCGGCGGACTCGGCGGTCACAACGGGCTGAAGGACACCTCTGCCCACCTCAATACCAACGACTACTGGCGACTGCGAATCGGTATCGGCCATCCGGGCGATCGCAACGAAGTGGTCAATTACGTGCTCAAGCCCGCCCGGCGCGAAGAGCAGACGCTGATCGACGAAGCCATCGATCGCGCCCTCCTCGCCTGGCCCATTCTGGCCCGTGGCGACTGGACGGCAGCGACCCAGCGCCTCAATGCGCGCCCCGCTCCGCCCAAACCACCCAAGCCACCGAAGGCCCCCAGGCCCGTCGCAGACACGCGCGGTGCGCCAGACAACTCCAAGGACGAAACCCAGTCATGA
- a CDS encoding DNA-3-methyladenine glycosylase family protein produces the protein MLNCELGLPVGFRSGDVLAFHLRDSLQVAEQVQGNCLRKGLAWSGRAACLEIVFEGGRAVARLDVDGPLASSDGLLLTGMVRRMLGLTQAVEDFEQTWCAHPQVGRLIAAHPGLRVPLAATPFEALSWAVTGQQISVAAALTIRRRLIEAVGLRHTSGLYCYPDAAGVQALGEPGLRAAGFSRAKALTLLTLSGLLVSGDLSLDAWVETPPIDDIQACLLRIRGIGPWTINYALLRGFGWLDGSLHGDVAVRRGLQHLLESPVPVSPAETERFLAEFSPWRALVAAHLWALDTAVSRTSGAAPKLG, from the coding sequence GTGCTGAACTGCGAGCTTGGTCTGCCGGTTGGGTTTCGTTCTGGCGATGTGCTTGCGTTTCACTTGCGCGATTCGCTGCAGGTGGCGGAGCAGGTGCAGGGGAACTGTTTGCGCAAGGGGCTGGCATGGTCGGGGCGGGCGGCTTGCCTGGAGATTGTCTTCGAGGGCGGAAGGGCCGTGGCGCGGCTGGATGTCGATGGACCACTTGCGTCGTCAGACGGTTTGTTGCTGACGGGCATGGTGAGGCGCATGCTCGGGCTGACGCAGGCGGTCGAGGACTTCGAGCAAACGTGGTGCGCACATCCGCAGGTCGGCAGGCTTATCGCGGCCCATCCGGGCTTGCGCGTACCGTTGGCGGCGACACCTTTCGAGGCGCTGAGCTGGGCCGTCACCGGGCAGCAGATCAGCGTCGCCGCTGCGCTGACGATTCGCCGGCGGCTGATTGAGGCGGTCGGGCTTCGCCACACGAGTGGTCTGTATTGTTATCCCGATGCGGCAGGCGTGCAGGCGCTGGGCGAGCCTGGATTGCGCGCGGCGGGTTTTTCCAGGGCCAAGGCGCTGACCCTGCTCACGCTGAGCGGGCTGCTTGTCAGCGGCGATCTGTCACTCGATGCGTGGGTGGAGACGCCGCCAATCGACGACATTCAGGCCTGCCTGCTGCGCATCCGCGGCATCGGGCCGTGGACCATCAACTACGCGCTGTTGCGCGGTTTCGGCTGGCTTGATGGTTCGCTGCATGGCGATGTTGCCGTGCGTCGTGGTCTGCAGCACCTGCTGGAAAGTCCGGTCCCTGTCTCGCCCGCCGAAACGGAACGCTTCCTGGCCGAATTCTCGCCCTGGCGCGCGCTGGTGGCAGCACACCTGTGGGCGCTGGATACGGCTGTTTCGCGCACGTCGGGCGCGGCGCCGAAGCTCGGGTGA
- a CDS encoding LysR family transcriptional regulator translates to MVNLEQLNFHHLFYFWRVARMGHLTRAAQELHTSQSALSAQIRQLEDRLGEALFEREGRRLVLTDTGQLVLYYAESIFGLSQEMLGRLQGRSEGVIRLRVGSVATMSRNYQENWIRPLLADSSVVLTLESGLLEGLLERLVQHQLDVVLANETVPTDADRPLHCRFLGSQAISLVGPASIWKGRSLRVPDDLDGVDLALPGPRHALRAQFDAMCMSAGVQPRLRAEVDDMAMLRLIARDSNWLTVLPEVVVQDEIHAGSLVSVGQSTQLQERFYAITTPHRHRIERLERLLQGSTEVPDPSGAA, encoded by the coding sequence ATGGTTAATCTGGAGCAGCTGAACTTTCACCACCTGTTCTACTTCTGGCGCGTCGCCCGCATGGGCCACCTGACACGTGCCGCGCAGGAGTTGCACACCTCGCAGTCGGCACTTTCGGCGCAGATCAGGCAGCTGGAGGACCGTCTGGGTGAGGCCCTGTTCGAACGCGAGGGGCGCCGCCTGGTGCTGACGGATACGGGGCAGCTGGTGCTCTACTATGCGGAGTCGATATTCGGGCTGAGCCAGGAAATGCTCGGGCGCCTGCAAGGCCGCAGCGAGGGCGTGATCCGGCTGCGCGTGGGCAGCGTCGCCACCATGTCGCGCAACTATCAGGAGAACTGGATTCGGCCGCTGCTGGCTGATTCCTCGGTGGTGCTGACCCTCGAGTCGGGTTTGCTGGAGGGCCTGCTCGAGCGCCTGGTGCAGCATCAGCTCGACGTGGTGCTGGCCAACGAAACCGTGCCCACAGATGCGGACCGCCCCTTGCACTGCCGTTTCCTGGGCAGTCAGGCGATCTCGCTGGTCGGGCCCGCAAGCATCTGGAAGGGCCGCAGCCTGCGCGTTCCGGATGACCTCGATGGTGTGGACCTTGCGTTGCCCGGACCACGACACGCCCTGCGCGCGCAGTTCGACGCCATGTGCATGTCTGCCGGGGTGCAGCCTCGGCTGCGGGCCGAAGTCGACGACATGGCCATGCTCCGCCTGATCGCACGGGACAGCAACTGGCTGACCGTGCTGCCCGAGGTGGTGGTGCAGGACGAAATACACGCGGGCAGCCTGGTGAGCGTGGGCCAGTCCACGCAGTTGCAGGAGCGCTTTTATGCCATCACGACACCGCACCGCCATCGTATCGAGCGCCTCGAACGCCTCCTGCAAGGCTCCACCGAAGTGCCGGATCCCTCTGGCGCTGCATGA
- a CDS encoding NADH-quinone oxidoreductase subunit L, translating into MDLSSFLLPASALAPAALMLIAAMLPRAGSAREALLWKRFSHLSGAALLCALASLGLHQVLVPPSPGASSMQWLPWLVVGSLGAVLAVLVQFLGTVIAVFSSRYLQGEAGQARYVTALAGVLAAVHLLLLADHWLVLIAAWALVGVALQHLLCFYPDRPFALLAAHKKRIADRLADALLICAAALAWWAVGSGSLSDLRQHLAQDGVSLPLQLSAVGLVLAVILRTALLPVHGWLIQVMEAPTPVSALLHAGVVNLGGFVLIRFAPLLEAVPAARWLLVAFGLGTALLAGLVMLTRISIKVRLAWSTVAQMGFMVLECGLGLYTLAALHLVGHSLYKAHAFLSASTVVHTNKLQMMRGSAASSVRSLVAAPLLAAALVGLIQALVPAAGWPWWWSGVLALAWSPLLWSPARHDGEAGRAWWSLVAGLSMVSGLTMAALVAHALPFGLTDAPLHAAGLVALAGMALMYLCLVTLQLHPQGLAVWRRWSYAGFYVDELYTRLALRLWPTRWTAGTAAPDGHAMAGAVAVAAPR; encoded by the coding sequence ATGGATCTATCGAGCTTCTTGCTCCCGGCCAGCGCTTTGGCGCCTGCGGCCCTGATGTTGATCGCCGCGATGCTGCCCCGCGCCGGCAGCGCACGCGAGGCCTTGCTGTGGAAACGTTTCAGCCATCTCTCCGGTGCTGCGCTGCTGTGCGCGCTGGCGAGCCTGGGCCTGCACCAGGTCTTGGTGCCACCGTCCCCGGGTGCGAGTTCAATGCAATGGCTGCCCTGGCTGGTGGTCGGTTCGCTGGGTGCCGTTCTGGCGGTGCTGGTGCAGTTTCTGGGTACGGTCATCGCAGTATTCTCGTCACGTTACCTGCAGGGCGAGGCGGGGCAGGCGCGCTATGTCACCGCACTTGCAGGGGTGCTGGCCGCAGTCCATCTGCTGCTGCTTGCGGACCACTGGCTGGTGTTGATCGCAGCCTGGGCGCTGGTGGGCGTGGCGTTGCAGCACCTGCTCTGCTTCTACCCGGATCGCCCGTTCGCCTTGCTGGCTGCGCACAAGAAGCGGATTGCCGACCGCCTGGCCGACGCGCTGCTGATCTGCGCTGCGGCGCTTGCATGGTGGGCAGTGGGCAGCGGATCGCTGTCCGATCTCCGGCAACACCTGGCGCAGGACGGCGTGTCGCTCCCGCTGCAGTTGAGCGCAGTGGGTCTGGTGCTGGCGGTGATCCTGCGCACTGCGCTGCTGCCTGTGCATGGCTGGCTGATCCAGGTCATGGAAGCGCCGACGCCGGTTTCCGCGCTGCTGCATGCCGGCGTGGTCAACCTCGGCGGCTTCGTGCTCATCCGCTTCGCGCCCTTGCTCGAGGCGGTACCTGCTGCACGCTGGCTGCTGGTCGCGTTCGGGCTTGGCACTGCACTGCTTGCAGGCCTGGTGATGCTGACCCGCATCAGCATCAAGGTCCGGCTGGCGTGGTCTACCGTGGCGCAGATGGGCTTCATGGTGCTCGAATGTGGTCTCGGCCTCTACACGCTTGCCGCGCTGCATCTTGTCGGTCACTCGCTGTACAAGGCGCATGCCTTTCTGTCGGCATCCACGGTGGTGCACACCAACAAGTTGCAGATGATGCGCGGCAGTGCTGCGTCTTCGGTGCGGAGTCTGGTGGCGGCACCGCTGCTGGCGGCTGCGCTTGTCGGCCTGATTCAGGCGCTCGTCCCCGCTGCGGGCTGGCCATGGTGGTGGAGTGGTGTGCTGGCGCTGGCATGGTCGCCGCTGCTGTGGTCGCCCGCCCGGCATGACGGCGAGGCCGGTCGGGCGTGGTGGTCGCTTGTCGCGGGCTTGAGCATGGTGTCGGGGCTCACGATGGCAGCGCTTGTGGCACATGCCCTGCCGTTCGGCCTGACGGACGCGCCTCTCCATGCTGCCGGACTTGTCGCCCTGGCAGGCATGGCGCTGATGTATCTCTGCCTCGTCACCCTGCAGCTTCATCCGCAAGGGCTGGCCGTGTGGCGGCGCTGGAGCTACGCCGGCTTCTATGTGGACGAGCTCTACACCCGCCTGGCCTTGCGCCTGTGGCCAACGCGCTGGACCGCCGGAACCGCCGCGCCTGATGGCCACGCGATGGCTGGCGCAGTGGCCGTCGCAGCCCCCAGGTAA
- a CDS encoding ribose-phosphate pyrophosphokinase, producing the protein MPYGSLMVFTGNANPKLAADVVRRLGISLGSATVGRFSDGEVNVELLENVRGKDVFILQPTCAPTNENLMEMLVLVDALKRASAGRITAAIPYFGYARQDRRPRSARVAITAKVVANMLQAVGVQRLLTMDLHADQIQGFFDIAVDNVYAAPVLLADLDKQKYEDLMVVSPDVGGVVRARAFAKRLECDLAIIDKRRPKANVSEVMNIIGEVEGRTCVIMDDIVDTAGTLCKAASALKANGAKRVLSYCTHAVLSGAAVARINESELDELVVTDTIPLREDAKASNRIRQVSVASLLADTMLRISNEESVSSLFME; encoded by the coding sequence ATGCCCTACGGCAGCCTGATGGTCTTCACTGGCAACGCCAACCCCAAACTCGCAGCAGATGTGGTTCGGCGGCTGGGCATTTCCCTCGGTTCGGCCACGGTAGGCCGCTTCTCCGACGGCGAAGTCAATGTGGAGTTGCTCGAAAACGTGCGTGGCAAGGATGTGTTCATCCTCCAGCCCACCTGCGCACCCACCAACGAGAACCTGATGGAAATGCTGGTCCTCGTCGACGCGCTCAAGCGCGCTTCGGCCGGCCGCATCACCGCAGCAATCCCCTATTTCGGCTACGCCCGCCAGGATCGTCGTCCGCGCTCGGCCCGGGTGGCGATCACCGCCAAAGTCGTGGCCAACATGCTGCAGGCCGTCGGTGTCCAGCGTCTGCTGACCATGGACCTGCACGCTGACCAGATCCAGGGCTTCTTCGACATCGCGGTCGACAACGTCTATGCCGCACCGGTGCTGCTGGCAGATCTCGACAAGCAGAAATACGAAGACCTGATGGTGGTCTCGCCCGACGTCGGCGGCGTGGTGCGCGCACGTGCATTCGCCAAGCGTCTCGAGTGCGATCTCGCGATCATCGACAAGCGCCGGCCCAAGGCCAACGTTTCCGAGGTCATGAACATCATCGGTGAAGTCGAAGGCCGCACCTGCGTGATCATGGACGACATCGTCGACACCGCCGGTACGCTGTGCAAGGCGGCCAGTGCGCTCAAGGCCAACGGAGCCAAGCGCGTGCTCTCCTACTGCACGCACGCCGTGCTGTCGGGTGCTGCGGTTGCGCGTATCAACGAGTCCGAACTCGACGAACTGGTTGTCACCGACACCATCCCGCTGCGCGAGGATGCCAAGGCCAGCAACCGCATCCGCCAGGTCTCGGTGGCCTCGCTGCTTGCCGACACCATGCTGCGCATCAGCAACGAGGAATCGGTTTCCTCGCTGTTCATGGAATAA
- a CDS encoding YbcC family protein yields the protein MDTVTLDRASSRLEDDAALHTRIEAACEQACQTIAPAWPLDRAIAVNPHWSRIGRPVRQVAARMAVLGGIQVFPSRSYLQQAWEEGRITRPDLAHALSSLPAAQAAALTERQCVDALHTAPGLPALPLLIDVLDDDPERHARLSWRQAITHQVSQTCAAYFDEHQADWQPERDQGLYAFWRETLIHDHGIGVLMGLPDLERSFSALPATREDAERWVLQRLGLPEPVWPDYLEAILLTVNGWASWCAYRGWQARLAGQTDSHLRDLLAIRLAWGAILLECKDDVVTRQAFAAVQGAWIRAAALLDEAEDMLVVDEVWQVALEAGYQRQLAQKLGTVARSTGRGGAGQHVEIQAAFCIDVRSEPLRRALEAVSPAIQTIGFAGFFGLPLAYTPLATSARRPQLPGLLAPALEVTDRITVAASGRGADEDELNHAARKARQRSFAWSAQWRAGGRWPSAAFSFVEAAGVAYLGKLSNWLRPSTATRKRDDLAGLSARYRPLCRPALTGLDIDAKVALSSRVLHAMGLDRDLAPLVLLVGHGSQSANNAHAAALDCGACCGQTGEVNARVLAQLLNEPAVRAGLKAAGVVIPEHTVFVAALHNTTTDEIEGFDLDLLPAAVLARWDELQRTVFAQACDQVRRERAVRLGLDPRAGGEHLLTQLRRRANDGAQTRPEWGLAGNAAFIIAPRHRSHGLALDGRSFLHDYDAGHDPDGSVLELLMTAPMLVTHWINWQYHASTCEPGRLGSGNKLLHNVVGGHIGVFEGNGGDLRIGLSKQSLHDGAGWVHEPLRLTVVIDAPQRAIEHVIAQHDVVRQLLDNGWLHLWRFDDAQLLRYAGGGWLALGLDEA from the coding sequence ATGGACACAGTGACCCTTGATCGCGCCTCATCCCGGCTTGAGGATGACGCAGCGCTGCACACGCGTATCGAAGCTGCGTGCGAGCAGGCCTGCCAGACCATCGCGCCGGCCTGGCCGCTCGATCGCGCAATTGCCGTCAATCCGCACTGGTCGCGGATCGGCAGGCCCGTTCGGCAGGTCGCGGCGCGCATGGCGGTGCTGGGTGGCATCCAGGTGTTCCCGTCGCGCAGCTATCTGCAGCAAGCCTGGGAGGAGGGGCGCATCACCCGCCCGGACCTTGCCCATGCGTTGTCCTCACTGCCTGCTGCTCAGGCCGCCGCGCTCACCGAGCGGCAATGTGTCGATGCCTTGCACACTGCGCCTGGCTTGCCTGCCTTGCCCCTGTTGATTGATGTGCTGGACGACGATCCGGAGCGCCATGCCCGGCTGTCGTGGCGGCAGGCGATCACGCACCAGGTCAGTCAGACCTGTGCCGCCTATTTCGACGAGCATCAGGCGGACTGGCAGCCCGAGCGCGATCAGGGCCTGTATGCCTTCTGGCGGGAGACACTGATCCACGATCATGGCATCGGCGTGCTGATGGGGCTGCCCGATCTCGAGCGTTCGTTCAGCGCACTGCCCGCCACGCGGGAGGATGCCGAGCGTTGGGTTCTGCAGCGACTGGGACTGCCGGAGCCGGTATGGCCCGACTACCTCGAAGCCATCCTGCTCACGGTTAATGGCTGGGCGTCGTGGTGTGCCTACCGTGGCTGGCAGGCCAGACTTGCAGGGCAGACGGATTCGCATCTGCGCGACTTGCTCGCGATCCGGCTTGCCTGGGGGGCGATCCTGCTTGAGTGCAAGGACGATGTCGTCACCCGGCAGGCCTTCGCAGCCGTGCAGGGGGCATGGATTCGTGCTGCTGCGCTGCTCGATGAGGCGGAAGACATGCTCGTCGTGGATGAGGTCTGGCAGGTGGCGCTCGAAGCGGGCTATCAGCGTCAGCTGGCGCAGAAGCTCGGCACAGTCGCCCGCAGCACAGGGCGTGGCGGTGCCGGGCAACACGTCGAAATCCAGGCCGCCTTCTGTATCGATGTGCGCAGCGAGCCCTTGCGCAGGGCGCTTGAAGCGGTCAGTCCCGCCATCCAGACCATTGGTTTTGCGGGCTTCTTCGGCCTCCCGCTTGCCTACACGCCACTTGCCACGTCGGCACGGCGACCGCAGTTGCCGGGCTTGCTTGCACCGGCCCTCGAGGTGACGGATCGCATCACGGTGGCTGCGTCCGGTCGTGGCGCGGATGAGGATGAGCTGAACCATGCGGCGCGTAAGGCCCGGCAGCGCAGCTTTGCCTGGTCGGCGCAATGGCGCGCAGGCGGACGCTGGCCCAGTGCGGCGTTCTCATTCGTGGAAGCGGCCGGTGTGGCTTATCTCGGCAAGCTGTCGAACTGGCTGAGGCCTTCCACGGCCACGCGCAAGCGCGACGATCTGGCCGGCTTGTCCGCACGTTACCGGCCCCTGTGCCGTCCTGCCCTCACTGGTCTGGACATCGACGCCAAGGTGGCGCTGTCGTCGCGTGTGCTGCATGCCATGGGGCTGGATCGCGATCTCGCGCCGCTGGTGCTGCTGGTCGGGCATGGCAGCCAGAGTGCCAACAATGCCCACGCCGCCGCGCTGGATTGCGGCGCCTGCTGCGGTCAGACGGGTGAAGTGAATGCCCGCGTGCTGGCGCAACTGCTCAATGAGCCGGCCGTACGTGCAGGCTTGAAGGCAGCCGGAGTCGTCATTCCCGAGCACACCGTGTTTGTCGCCGCCCTGCACAACACGACGACCGATGAAATCGAAGGCTTTGATCTCGATCTGCTGCCGGCAGCGGTGCTTGCGCGTTGGGACGAACTGCAGAGGACCGTCTTCGCCCAGGCCTGCGATCAGGTCAGGCGCGAGCGTGCCGTACGACTCGGACTGGATCCGCGTGCCGGGGGCGAGCACCTCCTGACACAACTGCGTCGCCGTGCCAACGATGGCGCCCAGACCCGGCCCGAGTGGGGGCTGGCGGGCAATGCGGCGTTCATCATCGCGCCGCGTCATCGCAGCCACGGATTGGCGCTGGATGGACGCAGCTTTCTGCATGACTACGATGCCGGGCACGACCCGGATGGCAGCGTGCTTGAGTTGCTGATGACCGCGCCGATGCTGGTGACGCACTGGATCAACTGGCAATACCATGCCTCGACCTGCGAGCCAGGTCGATTGGGTAGCGGCAACAAGTTGCTGCACAACGTGGTGGGTGGGCACATCGGGGTGTTTGAGGGCAACGGCGGCGATCTGCGTATCGGCCTGTCAAAGCAGTCCTTGCACGATGGTGCGGGCTGGGTGCACGAGCCGCTGCGTCTGACCGTGGTCATCGACGCGCCGCAGCGGGCGATCGAGCATGTGATCGCGCAGCACGACGTGGTCCGCCAGCTCCTCGACAACGGCTGGCTCCACCTGTGGCGCTTCGATGACGCACAGCTGCTGCGTTACGCCGGTGGAGGCTGGCTGGCGCTGGGACTGGACGAGGCTTGA
- a CDS encoding 50S ribosomal protein L25/general stress protein Ctc has protein sequence MQIEFKAVKRELQGSSASRRLRREGQLPGIVYGGEAAAQPILMDHNELFHLLKKEAFHASVLSINIDGAKETVLLRDTQWHAYKPQVMHIDFQRVKAGETIHLKVPLHFINGDECPAVKTGGCIVAHVLTELDVECLPSNLPEFITVDLAALEPGDSIHVSQIVLPEGVSTVHHGEGDPVVASAQTPRGSVSAQAEGEEGEEAAE, from the coding sequence ATGCAAATCGAATTCAAGGCTGTAAAGCGCGAACTGCAGGGATCGAGTGCGAGCCGCCGCCTGCGTCGCGAAGGCCAACTGCCCGGCATCGTCTATGGTGGCGAAGCTGCAGCCCAGCCGATCCTGATGGATCACAACGAGCTGTTCCACCTGCTCAAGAAAGAAGCCTTCCACGCTTCCGTGCTGTCCATCAACATCGATGGCGCCAAGGAAACCGTACTGCTGCGTGACACGCAGTGGCACGCCTACAAGCCGCAAGTCATGCACATCGACTTCCAGCGCGTCAAGGCCGGCGAAACCATCCACCTGAAGGTGCCGCTGCACTTCATCAACGGCGACGAGTGCCCGGCGGTCAAGACCGGCGGCTGCATCGTGGCTCACGTGCTGACCGAACTCGACGTCGAGTGCCTGCCCTCCAACCTGCCGGAATTCATCACGGTTGATCTGGCTGCCCTCGAGCCGGGCGATTCGATCCACGTTTCCCAGATCGTTCTGCCGGAAGGCGTGAGCACCGTGCATCACGGCGAAGGCGACCCGGTTGTGGCCAGCGCCCAGACGCCGCGTGGCAGCGTCTCCGCTCAGGCTGAAGGTGAAGAAGGCGAAGAAGCCGCAGAGTGA
- the ada gene encoding bifunctional DNA-binding transcriptional regulator/O6-methylguanine-DNA methyltransferase Ada has product MMSQARELRAGRTLADPRWAAVLSRDSGADGRFVYSVSTTGIFCRPSCGARTARPENVDFHENAAAAIAAGFRPCKRCRPDQPPLFRQHAEMVADLCRMIDAADSPPKLAELADHAGLSASHLLRVFKSVTGLTPAGYAAGRRAQRVQARLRACSNVAEALFDAGFNASSRFYENADALIGMTPTAFRAGGVDTEIRFAIGECALGAILVAASRRGVCAILMGDDAAVLARDLQDLFPQAELIGDDPGFDRLVARVIAFVEAPRLGLDLPLDVRGTAFQQRVWQTLREIPAGTTLSYAELAERVGTPRGARAVAGACAANVLAVAIPCHRIVRTDGSLSGYRWGVERKRTLLAREAAGE; this is encoded by the coding sequence ATGATGTCCCAGGCCCGCGAACTGCGTGCCGGTCGCACGCTCGCCGATCCGCGCTGGGCTGCAGTGCTGTCGCGCGATTCCGGTGCCGATGGCCGCTTCGTGTATTCGGTGAGCACGACCGGCATCTTCTGCAGACCGTCGTGTGGCGCACGCACGGCACGGCCGGAGAACGTCGATTTTCATGAGAACGCGGCCGCCGCCATCGCTGCCGGGTTCAGGCCATGCAAGCGTTGCCGTCCGGATCAGCCGCCACTGTTCAGGCAGCATGCAGAAATGGTTGCCGACCTGTGTCGCATGATCGACGCCGCCGACAGCCCGCCAAAGCTGGCTGAGCTCGCAGATCACGCAGGTCTGAGCGCGTCCCATTTGCTGCGGGTGTTCAAGTCGGTGACAGGGCTGACGCCGGCCGGCTATGCTGCAGGCCGTCGCGCGCAGCGGGTGCAGGCAAGGCTGCGCGCATGTTCGAACGTGGCCGAAGCCTTGTTCGACGCCGGTTTCAATGCCAGCAGCCGCTTCTACGAGAATGCCGATGCATTGATCGGCATGACCCCCACGGCATTTCGTGCAGGCGGAGTCGATACCGAGATCCGTTTCGCAATCGGTGAGTGTGCGCTTGGCGCCATCCTCGTTGCCGCCAGCCGACGCGGCGTGTGCGCCATCCTGATGGGCGATGACGCGGCAGTGCTGGCGCGCGACCTGCAGGACCTGTTTCCGCAGGCTGAACTGATCGGCGACGACCCGGGCTTCGATCGCCTGGTCGCCAGGGTGATCGCTTTCGTGGAGGCGCCGCGTCTTGGTCTGGACCTGCCGCTGGATGTTCGCGGCACGGCATTTCAGCAGCGGGTGTGGCAGACACTGCGGGAGATTCCCGCAGGCACGACGCTGAGCTATGCCGAGCTTGCCGAGCGCGTCGGTACGCCCCGTGGTGCGCGCGCGGTGGCGGGGGCGTGTGCCGCCAACGTGCTCGCGGTGGCGATTCCGTGCCACCGCATCGTGCGTACCGATGGCAGCCTGTCGGGCTACCGCTGGGGGGTGGAGCGGAAGCGGACACTGCTTGCGCGCGAGGCGGCGGGCGAGTGA